The Vibrio splendidus genome has a window encoding:
- the guaD gene encoding guanine deaminase, which translates to MTTQLKAYRASILHSVADPKDVGIDESYDYFEDGVLVVENGHVVDLGHADEVLARQPKTLEVKQYKDKLITSGFIDTHIHYPQTGMIASYGEQLLDWLENYTFPEEKRFKNPVYAHKVAKLFLDELASNGTTTALVFGTVHKESVNVFFEEAEKRNLRMIAGKVLMDRNAPDYLTDTPESGYADSKELIEKWHNRSRLLYAVTPRFAPTSTPEQLATVGKLLEEYPDVYMHTHLSENEKEIEWVKSLFPERDSYLDVYDHYGLLHKRSVFAHGIHLSDCECKRLADTESAIAFCPTSNLFLGSGLFRLPEMEDHGIRVGVGTDVGAGTSFSILQTMSEAYKIMQLQHKKLHPAKSLFLATLGGARSLHLEDKIGNLEVGKEADFVVLDLHATQLMRFRMEQATKLEEKLFVLMSLGDDRTVSETYIYGEKAYDVNFKDYKKLVS; encoded by the coding sequence ATGACAACGCAACTCAAAGCTTATCGCGCCAGTATTTTACACAGCGTCGCCGACCCAAAAGACGTCGGTATCGATGAGTCTTACGACTATTTTGAAGACGGTGTTTTAGTGGTTGAGAACGGCCATGTCGTCGACTTAGGCCATGCCGATGAGGTATTGGCTCGCCAACCAAAAACACTCGAAGTAAAACAATACAAAGACAAGCTGATTACCTCTGGCTTTATTGATACGCACATCCACTACCCTCAAACAGGGATGATCGCGTCTTACGGTGAGCAGCTTCTTGATTGGTTAGAAAACTACACCTTCCCAGAAGAAAAACGCTTCAAAAACCCAGTTTATGCACACAAAGTCGCGAAGCTATTCCTAGACGAATTGGCAAGCAACGGCACCACCACGGCACTGGTATTTGGCACGGTACACAAAGAGTCGGTTAACGTATTCTTTGAAGAAGCCGAGAAGCGTAATCTACGTATGATCGCCGGTAAGGTATTGATGGATCGCAATGCACCAGACTACCTCACCGACACTCCAGAATCAGGCTACGCAGACTCCAAGGAACTGATTGAGAAATGGCACAACCGCAGCCGTTTGCTTTACGCGGTGACGCCTCGTTTTGCGCCAACCAGTACTCCAGAGCAACTTGCCACTGTCGGTAAACTGCTAGAAGAATATCCAGACGTGTACATGCACACGCACCTTTCAGAAAATGAGAAAGAGATCGAGTGGGTGAAATCGCTGTTCCCAGAGCGCGACAGTTACCTAGATGTCTATGACCATTACGGACTACTTCACAAGCGTTCGGTATTTGCTCATGGTATTCACCTTTCTGATTGTGAATGTAAACGCCTTGCTGATACTGAATCTGCCATCGCCTTCTGCCCAACTTCTAACCTTTTCTTAGGCTCTGGTCTATTCCGGTTACCAGAGATGGAAGATCACGGTATTCGTGTCGGCGTGGGTACTGATGTAGGCGCAGGCACCAGCTTCTCAATCCTGCAAACAATGAGTGAAGCGTACAAGATCATGCAGTTACAGCATAAGAAGCTGCACCCAGCTAAGTCGCTGTTCTTGGCAACATTAGGCGGCGCACGTTCGCTGCATTTAGAAGACAAGATTGGTAACTTGGAAGTCGGCAAAGAAGCGGATTTCGTGGTGTTGGATCTACACGCAACTCAGCTGATGCGCTTTAGAATGGAACAAGCCACCAAGCTTGAAGAGAAGCTGTTTGTATTGATGAGCTTGGGTGACGACAGAACCGTTAGCGAGACTTACATCTACGGCGAAAAGGCCTACGATGTGAACTTCAAAGACTACAAAAAGCTCGTTAGTTAG
- the xdhA gene encoding xanthine dehydrogenase small subunit — protein MTVLNYLRTKVNKTGTKEGCGSGDCGACTVVLGEVVDGQLQYRSVNSCLTFVSALHGKQLITVEDLQNRDRSLHPVQKAVVDFHGSQCGYCTPGFIMSMFALGKNKPDASKEDVMESLAGNLCRCTGYRPIVDAAMSLSTDQPLIDQFAELERNTIKKLEGIQDTEANLRLGHLTAFSPKSTDELAKLFQAHPNAKLVAGGTDLALEVTQFHREIETLISVNLVEDMKVCEETDTDLIIGANLPISDSYALLKKHYPDFGELLHRFASLQVRNQGTIGGNVANASPIGDTPPLLIALNAKIKLRCGDESRTMPIEDYFISYKVTAQKESEFIEQIIIPKPTNDSFRAYKVSKRLDDDISAVCGAFDIQIEDGKVSYARIAFGGMAATPKRATRCENTLLGKPWTDANIKLAMQELYNDFEPLSDFRASQEYRSLSAANMLRRYFIERQNKNNQIETRVTSYV, from the coding sequence ATGACAGTGCTCAACTACCTTCGTACCAAGGTTAATAAAACGGGTACAAAAGAAGGTTGTGGGTCGGGTGACTGTGGTGCATGTACGGTAGTTCTGGGTGAAGTGGTTGATGGACAGCTGCAATACCGCTCGGTGAACTCTTGCCTGACGTTCGTTTCAGCGCTGCATGGAAAGCAACTGATCACAGTAGAAGATCTACAAAACCGAGATCGCTCTTTGCACCCCGTGCAGAAAGCAGTGGTGGATTTTCACGGTTCCCAATGTGGTTACTGCACGCCGGGCTTCATCATGTCGATGTTTGCCCTAGGCAAGAACAAACCCGATGCGAGCAAAGAAGACGTCATGGAATCACTGGCGGGTAACCTATGTCGCTGTACTGGCTACCGACCAATTGTTGATGCTGCGATGTCGCTTTCAACAGACCAGCCTTTGATTGACCAATTTGCAGAACTTGAACGCAACACCATCAAGAAGCTAGAAGGTATTCAAGACACTGAAGCCAACTTACGCCTTGGTCACCTCACCGCTTTTTCCCCGAAAAGCACCGATGAGCTGGCCAAGCTTTTTCAAGCACATCCGAACGCTAAGCTGGTTGCTGGCGGTACGGATTTAGCATTGGAAGTGACGCAATTCCATCGTGAGATTGAAACGCTGATCAGCGTAAACCTTGTTGAAGATATGAAGGTATGTGAAGAGACCGACACCGATTTAATCATTGGTGCCAACCTGCCTATCAGTGACTCTTACGCACTACTGAAAAAACACTACCCAGATTTTGGTGAACTGCTGCATCGCTTTGCTTCACTGCAAGTGCGTAACCAAGGCACCATCGGCGGCAATGTAGCCAATGCTTCACCTATCGGTGACACCCCTCCTCTGCTGATTGCCCTGAACGCGAAGATCAAACTTCGTTGTGGCGACGAGTCACGCACCATGCCGATTGAAGATTACTTCATCAGCTACAAAGTGACGGCGCAGAAAGAGAGTGAATTCATTGAACAGATCATCATTCCTAAGCCAACCAACGACAGCTTCCGAGCTTACAAAGTGTCGAAACGTTTAGACGACGACATCTCTGCGGTGTGTGGCGCGTTTGATATTCAAATTGAAGATGGCAAGGTTTCATACGCTCGTATCGCTTTTGGCGGTATGGCAGCAACGCCTAAGCGTGCAACTCGTTGTGAAAATACGTTATTAGGCAAACCGTGGACAGACGCTAATATTAAGTTAGCGATGCAGGAACTGTATAACGACTTTGAGCCGCTATCTGATTTCCGTGCAAGCCAAGAATACCGTTCATTGTCGGCGGCCAACATGCTGCGTCGCTACTTCATTGAACGACAGAACAAAAACAACCAAATCGAAACAAGGGTAACGTCTTATGTCTAA
- a CDS encoding HD domain-containing protein encodes MIEKFESQLLDFAQQEMTQDAAHDISHIKRVVKTAKALCTQEQAKFEVVLPAAYLHDCFTFPKNHPDRAQSSQMAADKAISYLKSIEYPASYLDEIHHAIVTHSYSANITPETLEAQIVQDADRLDSLGAIGIARCLYVGQSFNAELYNHEDPFAEHRDLDDKHYSVDHFYVKLFKLAETMNTESAKLEANKRTDYMRGFLEQLGSEV; translated from the coding sequence GTGATAGAAAAATTTGAAAGCCAACTGCTTGATTTTGCACAGCAAGAGATGACACAAGATGCAGCGCACGATATCAGCCATATTAAGCGCGTAGTCAAAACTGCCAAGGCTTTATGTACTCAAGAACAAGCTAAGTTTGAAGTCGTGCTGCCCGCCGCTTACCTTCATGATTGCTTCACCTTTCCAAAGAACCACCCAGACCGCGCTCAAAGCTCACAAATGGCAGCAGACAAAGCCATCTCTTATCTCAAATCTATCGAATATCCTGCGTCCTATCTTGATGAGATCCATCACGCCATTGTCACGCACAGCTACAGCGCCAACATCACACCTGAAACGTTAGAAGCTCAAATCGTCCAAGATGCCGATCGCCTAGATTCTCTCGGCGCAATTGGCATTGCGCGCTGCCTGTATGTGGGTCAGAGTTTTAACGCAGAGCTCTATAACCACGAAGATCCGTTCGCGGAACATCGTGACTTGGATGACAAGCATTACAGCGTCGACCATTTCTACGTGAAGCTGTTCAAGCTCGCTGAAACCATGAATACAGAATCCGCCAAGTTAGAAGCCAACAAGCGCACCGACTACATGCGTGGTTTTCTTGAGCAATTGGGCTCGGAAGTTTAG
- the xdhB gene encoding xanthine dehydrogenase molybdopterin binding subunit has translation MSKSNSSVHKSNAMTHEEMVTIAKQDLKTGVGKSVKHDSAAKQVTGEAVYIDDRLEFPNQLHVYARLSTQAHANITKIDLSPCYEFEGVAIAIQAKDVPGELDIGAILPGDPLLADGKVEYYGQPVIAVAANDLETARKAAHAAIIEYEELPAILDVKEALEKEHFVTESHTQQRGDSKAALAKAKHVISGDLEIGGQEHFYLETQISSVMPTEDGGMIVYTSTQNPTEVQKLVAEVIGVPMHKVVIDMRRMGGGFGGKETQAASPACMAAVIAHLTGRPTKMRLLRNEDMQQTGKRHPFYNQYTVGFDDNGVIQGADITVAGNCGYSPDLSSSIVDRAMFHSDNAYYLGDATVVGHRCKTNTASNTAYRGFGGPQGMMTIEHIMDEIARYLKKDPLEVRKANYYGEEGRNVTHYYQTVEDNFLPEITEQLERSSDYHARRKDIAEFNKQSPILKKGLAITPVKFGISFTATFLNQAGALIHIYTDGSIHLNHGGTEMGQGLNIKVAQIVAQEFQVDVERIQITATNTDKVPNTSPTAASSGTDLNGKAAQNAAMTIKQRLIDFASSHFKVWPEEVVFKNGMVQIRDEIMTFNSFVELAWFNQISLSSTGFYRTPKIYYDHEKARGRPFYYYAYGASCSEVIVDTLTGENKILRVDILHDVGASLNPAIDIGQVEGGFVQGVGWLTTEELVWNQQGRLMTNGPASYKIPAIADMPIDFRTHLLENRSNPEDTVFNSKAVGEPPFMLGMSVWSALKDAISYVAVDGAIPKLNTPATPERILMAIQEVSETAPTSVDAQSETA, from the coding sequence ATGTCTAAATCAAATTCCTCTGTTCACAAGAGCAATGCGATGACCCACGAAGAGATGGTTACCATTGCAAAACAAGACCTAAAAACTGGCGTAGGTAAAAGCGTTAAACACGACAGTGCAGCCAAGCAAGTCACGGGAGAAGCGGTATACATTGACGACCGCCTTGAGTTCCCAAATCAGCTGCATGTATACGCACGCCTGAGCACGCAAGCACACGCCAACATCACCAAGATAGATTTATCACCGTGTTACGAATTCGAAGGCGTGGCGATTGCCATTCAAGCCAAAGACGTACCGGGTGAGCTAGATATCGGAGCCATCCTACCGGGTGACCCACTGCTTGCAGACGGCAAAGTGGAATACTACGGCCAACCTGTGATTGCCGTGGCTGCCAACGATTTGGAAACGGCACGTAAAGCCGCACACGCTGCAATCATTGAATATGAAGAACTGCCTGCGATTCTTGATGTAAAAGAAGCGCTAGAGAAAGAACACTTCGTCACAGAAAGCCACACGCAACAACGTGGTGATTCAAAAGCGGCGCTGGCAAAAGCAAAACACGTGATCTCTGGTGACCTAGAGATCGGTGGACAAGAACACTTCTACCTAGAAACTCAAATCAGTAGCGTAATGCCAACCGAAGACGGCGGCATGATCGTTTACACCTCGACACAAAACCCGACCGAAGTTCAAAAACTGGTTGCGGAAGTGATTGGCGTACCGATGCACAAAGTCGTGATTGATATGCGTCGTATGGGCGGTGGTTTCGGTGGTAAAGAGACTCAAGCAGCCTCTCCAGCGTGTATGGCCGCGGTAATTGCTCACCTCACCGGTCGACCAACCAAAATGCGTTTGCTGCGCAATGAAGACATGCAACAAACCGGTAAACGCCACCCGTTCTACAATCAATACACGGTCGGTTTTGACGACAATGGTGTGATTCAAGGTGCCGATATTACCGTTGCAGGTAACTGTGGTTACTCGCCAGACTTATCAAGTTCTATCGTCGATCGTGCAATGTTCCACTCAGACAACGCCTATTATCTAGGTGATGCAACTGTGGTTGGTCATCGATGCAAAACCAATACCGCATCGAACACCGCTTACCGTGGCTTTGGTGGCCCGCAAGGCATGATGACCATTGAACACATCATGGACGAGATTGCGCGTTACCTGAAAAAAGATCCTTTGGAAGTACGTAAGGCGAACTACTACGGCGAAGAAGGCCGTAACGTGACCCATTACTACCAAACCGTTGAAGACAACTTTTTACCTGAGATAACCGAACAGCTTGAACGCAGCAGTGACTATCACGCACGTCGTAAAGACATTGCCGAGTTCAACAAGCAAAGCCCAATCTTGAAAAAAGGCCTAGCGATCACCCCCGTGAAATTCGGCATCTCGTTTACTGCGACTTTCTTGAACCAAGCAGGTGCGCTCATCCATATCTACACCGATGGCAGTATTCATTTGAATCACGGTGGTACGGAAATGGGGCAAGGCTTGAACATCAAAGTGGCACAAATCGTTGCACAGGAGTTCCAAGTCGATGTCGAACGTATCCAGATCACCGCTACAAACACAGACAAAGTTCCGAACACATCACCAACCGCAGCCTCATCGGGCACCGACCTCAACGGTAAGGCCGCGCAAAACGCCGCAATGACCATTAAGCAGCGCCTGATCGACTTCGCTTCTTCGCACTTCAAAGTGTGGCCTGAAGAGGTGGTATTTAAGAACGGCATGGTGCAGATCCGCGATGAGATCATGACCTTCAACTCATTTGTTGAACTGGCTTGGTTTAACCAAATCTCGCTGTCGAGCACTGGCTTCTACCGCACTCCGAAGATCTATTACGATCACGAGAAAGCACGCGGTCGCCCGTTCTACTACTACGCATACGGAGCATCATGTTCAGAGGTTATCGTCGATACCTTAACCGGCGAGAACAAGATTCTGCGTGTCGATATCCTGCATGACGTGGGCGCTTCATTGAACCCTGCGATTGATATCGGCCAAGTCGAAGGTGGCTTTGTGCAAGGTGTTGGTTGGTTAACGACGGAAGAGTTGGTTTGGAACCAGCAAGGCCGCTTGATGACCAACGGCCCGGCAAGTTACAAAATCCCTGCGATTGCTGATATGCCGATTGATTTCAGAACGCACCTGTTGGAAAACCGCAGCAACCCAGAAGACACCGTCTTCAACTCGAAAGCCGTGGGTGAGCCACCTTTCATGTTGGGTATGTCGGTATGGAGCGCACTGAAAGATGCGATTAGCTATGTTGCTGTCGATGGCGCGATTCCTAAGCTCAACACACCTGCAACGCCAGAGCGTATTTTGATGGCGATTCAGGAAGTCTCTGAAACGGCTCCGACTTCGGTCGATGCTCAATCAGAAACGGCTTAG
- a CDS encoding GNAT family N-acetyltransferase: MEINRFKASDAEELVTWFTSLEDYVLWGGRTFGWPLKATSIIERSQEPHVELYTFSASKSDSEPNADSNANSNASDLLGFMEFQRMSDSELRFCRVAIHPSQRGKGLGQSMIESALEAAKEIPNVTTITLAVFKQNYGAKRCYDKAGFQVVDKEPSVKEFNGKTWPLYQMELKLG, from the coding sequence ATGGAAATAAACCGCTTTAAAGCATCCGACGCTGAAGAGCTCGTCACTTGGTTTACATCCCTAGAAGACTACGTGCTGTGGGGTGGGCGAACCTTTGGTTGGCCGTTAAAAGCAACCTCCATCATCGAACGTTCTCAAGAGCCACATGTCGAGCTATATACCTTTTCTGCGTCTAAGTCAGACTCTGAACCGAACGCCGATTCAAACGCCAACTCAAACGCCAGTGACTTGCTTGGCTTTATGGAGTTTCAGCGTATGTCAGACAGTGAGCTTCGCTTTTGCCGAGTCGCGATTCACCCAAGCCAACGTGGTAAAGGGCTTGGGCAATCCATGATAGAAAGTGCCTTAGAAGCGGCGAAAGAAATACCGAATGTCACCACCATCACCTTAGCGGTATTTAAGCAAAACTACGGTGCGAAACGATGCTACGACAAAGCCGGCTTTCAGGTGGTCGACAAAGAGCCGAGCGTAAAAGAGTTCAATGGCAAAACGTGGCCCTTGTATCAGATGGAATTAAAGCTCGGCTAG
- a CDS encoding HAD family hydrolase, whose amino-acid sequence MNFQAAIFDMDGLLLDTERLCMQVFEEACHAQGVPFLQDVYLGIIGCNAKTIEQIFRNGYGEGLDYPALNNEWRTRYSAIVKHQAIPVKDGVIELLEWLKSNDIPIAVATSTQLDIAKKKLELAGLDSYFTSLSTGCEVTNGKPHPEIYLLAAERLGVAPETCLAFEDSNNGIRASMAANMISFQIPDLVEPCEEVKALGHTISPSLHHVLAQLQQAAA is encoded by the coding sequence ATGAATTTTCAAGCTGCTATTTTTGATATGGATGGACTGCTGCTCGACACCGAGCGACTTTGTATGCAGGTTTTTGAAGAAGCATGTCACGCGCAAGGTGTTCCGTTTTTGCAGGATGTTTACCTAGGCATCATTGGCTGTAACGCAAAAACCATCGAACAGATTTTTAGAAATGGCTACGGTGAAGGGCTAGATTACCCAGCGCTGAACAATGAATGGCGCACTCGCTACAGTGCGATTGTTAAGCACCAGGCTATCCCAGTTAAAGATGGCGTGATTGAGCTTCTTGAATGGCTGAAATCAAACGACATTCCAATCGCGGTGGCGACCTCGACTCAGCTTGATATCGCTAAAAAGAAGCTTGAGCTGGCTGGCCTAGATTCTTACTTCACCTCACTAAGCACAGGCTGTGAAGTGACCAACGGTAAACCTCACCCCGAGATCTACCTGCTAGCGGCAGAACGCCTAGGTGTTGCCCCTGAAACCTGCCTAGCGTTTGAAGACTCAAACAACGGTATTCGCGCATCAATGGCAGCCAACATGATCAGCTTCCAGATCCCTGATTTGGTTGAGCCTTGCGAAGAAGTAAAAGCGCTTGGTCACACGATCAGCCCTTCTCTGCATCATGTGTTAGCGCAGCTTCAACAAGCTGCAGCTTAG
- the xdhC gene encoding xanthine dehydrogenase accessory protein XdhC — translation MFKDNWIHELAKLEENYEPCVMVTVLEDRGSVPRDAGTKMLVTRDRIIATIGGGHLEHVATKMAREMLIASEKSLKVERFNLGARLGQCCGGMATLSFEPIGTQQNHLVLFGAGHVAKALLHIVATLPFRVTWIDEREEVFPETLPHGVKKLVSDDPVGEVKHMPPNSYYLVMTHNHQLDFDLTKAIIDREDSRYFGMIGSLTKRKKFDFRLEQRGYSQEQIETMICPIGISAVNGKHPAEIAVSVAGELIAHYQGQALEQKRPTKQYRNQDLTDQHSQPSDVGEPPLEEKIA, via the coding sequence ATGTTTAAGGATAATTGGATTCACGAACTGGCAAAACTGGAAGAGAACTACGAACCGTGTGTGATGGTGACGGTTCTTGAAGACAGAGGTTCCGTTCCACGCGATGCGGGCACCAAAATGCTTGTCACTCGTGACCGAATCATCGCTACGATTGGTGGTGGTCACCTTGAACATGTGGCCACTAAAATGGCTCGCGAGATGCTGATTGCCAGTGAAAAATCACTCAAAGTGGAACGCTTCAACCTCGGTGCTCGCTTAGGCCAATGCTGTGGCGGAATGGCAACGTTAAGCTTTGAGCCGATTGGCACTCAACAGAACCACCTCGTGTTGTTTGGCGCTGGCCACGTTGCCAAAGCGCTGCTGCACATTGTCGCAACCCTGCCTTTCCGCGTGACTTGGATTGATGAGCGTGAAGAAGTGTTTCCTGAAACGCTGCCACACGGTGTGAAAAAGCTAGTAAGCGACGATCCAGTCGGTGAAGTAAAACACATGCCACCGAACAGCTATTACCTTGTAATGACGCACAACCACCAGCTCGATTTTGACCTAACTAAGGCCATTATCGACCGTGAAGACAGCCGTTACTTCGGCATGATTGGCTCGCTTACTAAGCGCAAGAAGTTCGACTTCCGCTTAGAGCAACGCGGCTATAGCCAAGAGCAAATTGAAACCATGATTTGCCCGATTGGTATTAGCGCGGTGAATGGCAAACACCCTGCCGAAATTGCGGTATCGGTTGCGGGTGAACTGATCGCACACTATCAAGGCCAAGCCCTTGAACAAAAGCGCCCAACCAAACAATATCGAAATCAGGATTTGACCGATCAACACAGTCAACCAAGCGACGTAGGCGAACCACCATTGGAAGAGAAGATCGCCTAA
- a CDS encoding DNA-3-methyladenine glycosylase I: protein MTQEKFDTIYQRAAHRKGGAAELEKIVRAPLSQAELSKITDDRWLAAFTEKVFQCGISWSVVRKKWPQFEEVFFEFNIEKMLMLPNEMWEQKAQDPRIIRHLTKVMTIPANATMIHNAKREADSFSQMVAEWPSERITELWDYLKKHGKRLGGNTGAYTLRQMGKDTFILSSDVEAHLRSTDVMDSGRNTKRAQLAAGKAFNEWQQQSGRSLSEISQIVAYSCGDNRV, encoded by the coding sequence ATGACCCAAGAAAAATTCGACACTATTTATCAACGAGCAGCTCACCGCAAAGGCGGAGCAGCCGAGCTCGAAAAGATTGTTCGTGCGCCCCTTTCCCAAGCCGAGTTATCGAAAATCACCGACGATCGTTGGCTAGCCGCCTTTACCGAAAAAGTATTCCAGTGTGGTATTTCGTGGAGTGTGGTGAGAAAGAAGTGGCCGCAATTTGAAGAAGTGTTCTTTGAATTCAATATCGAAAAAATGCTGATGCTGCCGAATGAAATGTGGGAACAGAAAGCGCAAGACCCGCGCATTATTCGCCACCTTACTAAGGTGATGACCATCCCTGCCAATGCCACCATGATCCACAATGCCAAGCGTGAAGCCGATTCATTCTCGCAAATGGTTGCCGAATGGCCATCAGAACGTATCACTGAACTTTGGGATTATCTGAAGAAACACGGCAAGCGATTAGGTGGTAATACTGGTGCCTACACTCTGCGCCAAATGGGTAAAGACACCTTCATCTTGTCATCAGATGTTGAAGCACACCTACGCAGCACCGATGTGATGGATAGCGGTCGTAACACCAAGCGAGCACAACTGGCAGCGGGTAAAGCCTTCAACGAATGGCAGCAACAGTCAGGTCGTAGCCTGAGCGAAATCAGCCAGATCGTTGCCTACAGCTGCGGTGATAATCGAGTTTAG
- a CDS encoding GntR family transcriptional regulator translates to MTVLKNSVSKGVKTKVTGQTQDDVVYCHIFDAILEQRLPPATKLSEEALAEIFSVSRTIIRRALLRLSLEQVVVIRPNRGAVIAAPTVDEAKQIFKAREVMEIAITELAVKNATKAQIEECRKLVAKENCAFDQGDYGSGLRLSGEFHIKLAEMAENAPLLAFQRSLVSQTSLLIAQYETGNHSNCSLDEHSGLLDAIESGNEQQAVELMHEHLSHIRSKLNLDSSTASSDLHVVFSDLLKSKS, encoded by the coding sequence ATGACAGTTCTCAAAAACTCTGTCTCCAAAGGTGTAAAAACGAAAGTAACAGGCCAGACTCAAGACGATGTTGTTTACTGCCATATCTTCGACGCGATACTAGAACAAAGGCTGCCACCAGCCACCAAATTAAGCGAAGAAGCGTTAGCAGAAATCTTTAGCGTTAGCCGCACCATTATCCGCCGTGCCTTACTGCGTCTTTCTTTAGAACAAGTTGTGGTGATCCGTCCTAACAGAGGAGCCGTGATTGCTGCGCCAACGGTTGACGAAGCCAAACAGATCTTTAAAGCACGTGAAGTGATGGAAATTGCTATCACTGAGCTGGCGGTGAAAAACGCAACCAAAGCTCAAATAGAAGAGTGTAGAAAATTAGTCGCGAAAGAGAACTGTGCTTTCGACCAAGGTGACTACGGCTCCGGCTTACGCTTGTCTGGTGAGTTCCACATCAAATTGGCTGAAATGGCAGAGAACGCACCACTGCTGGCTTTCCAACGCAGCTTGGTATCGCAAACCTCACTGCTGATCGCTCAGTACGAAACAGGTAACCACTCGAACTGCTCTCTAGACGAACATTCGGGATTGCTTGATGCGATTGAGTCTGGCAACGAACAACAAGCGGTAGAATTGATGCACGAGCACCTAAGCCACATTCGTTCGAAGCTCAACCTAGACAGCAGCACAGCTTCTAGTGATCTGCATGTCGTGTTCTCAGATCTGCTTAAGAGCAAGTCATAG
- a CDS encoding AEC family transporter yields MFEQVVSILFPVFALASAGFAVGRWLKPDFKPINRINMDVCIPALVFASLTTMPLDTEQLPLITASLVAVLVPALLMIPTCKIFKLNFKAWAPPHMFRNSGNLAIPLFTYTFGESALAPAVLLFVVSACVHISVGLALLSEGNPIKQILKMPIFLAAALAMTLNLSGIAVWNPIYEATSLLGQAAVPIMLLSLGSQMVNLKLSGLKVGLLCTAQSLFTGAIAFAIIYFFIPLPTLHLQMMVLFTMLPPAVMNYLFAERFNVEPPKVASMVLFGNFLSVVTLPILLSFALSMSS; encoded by the coding sequence ATGTTCGAACAGGTCGTCAGCATTCTGTTTCCCGTTTTTGCTTTAGCCAGTGCTGGCTTTGCGGTTGGTCGTTGGCTCAAGCCCGATTTCAAACCGATCAATAGGATCAACATGGATGTGTGTATTCCTGCGCTAGTGTTTGCCTCGCTGACCACCATGCCCCTCGACACCGAGCAATTGCCACTCATCACCGCCTCTTTGGTCGCGGTGTTGGTGCCTGCTTTATTGATGATACCAACCTGTAAGATCTTTAAGCTCAACTTCAAAGCTTGGGCTCCGCCACACATGTTCCGCAACAGTGGCAACCTCGCGATTCCCCTATTTACCTATACCTTTGGTGAGAGCGCATTAGCCCCTGCAGTACTACTGTTTGTGGTATCGGCGTGTGTCCATATTAGTGTTGGCTTGGCGTTACTGAGTGAAGGTAATCCGATCAAGCAGATCCTCAAGATGCCGATATTCTTAGCCGCAGCATTAGCGATGACGCTCAACCTGTCTGGAATTGCAGTATGGAATCCAATCTACGAAGCAACATCGCTACTCGGCCAAGCAGCCGTGCCTATCATGCTGTTGTCGTTGGGTTCGCAAATGGTGAACTTGAAGCTAAGCGGACTCAAAGTAGGCTTGTTGTGTACGGCTCAATCACTGTTCACAGGGGCCATCGCCTTTGCCATCATCTACTTCTTTATTCCGCTGCCTACGCTGCACTTACAAATGATGGTGCTGTTCACCATGCTGCCACCCGCCGTGATGAACTACCTGTTTGCAGAAAGGTTCAATGTCGAGCCTCCCAAGGTCGCATCTATGGTGTTGTTCGGTAACTTCCTGAGCGTGGTTACCTTGCCTATCTTGTTGTCATTCGCGCTGTCTATGTCGAGTTAG